The Camelus dromedarius isolate mCamDro1 chromosome 8, mCamDro1.pat, whole genome shotgun sequence DNA segment GATCTGTTCcgaattgataagctccagtgtactgattccttgctttttgttgtttgagccttattggctaatagccccatacttgtaattaaccctataaaacctcatgtgcacgtcttggaggtgctcaaagcttcggagcagaagcccctctgagcccgccggcgtaataaatctgagtactccaaccctccgagtggtgcttgtttcttggctggcctgtcactTCCGTAACAGTCTGACAGCCACCAGCCACGTGTGGTCACTGAGCTGTTAAAACGTGGCCAGTGcgactgaagaactgaatttttttcGCTTAAATTAACTTAAATCACCACATATGCCTGGGAGTTCCACGTCCTCACATacagttgttttattttagtatCACTGGCTTCAGCTTCCTATCTTCAGAATCTCAcctttaaatttatgtttaattcaATCCCAAAATCCCATTCCTTTCACCAAAGTCAAAGACCTGGAGTCAGACCTTCCAGTCGAGGTCCGGTCCAGGGTCACCAGAGAGCCCCTTTCCAAGCTGCTCAGTCTCATTGAGGACTTACCAAATGCAGCAAAAGGTCACCCAGGTGACTCTTCAACCCATCTGAACCAGCCTCGACCCCGAATCCCTCCCACCCTGTCTCTCAGGGGCAGAGCTGCAAGGCCACAGGGCCTGGCCACGGGTGGTGACTCGGTCCACTTTCTTTCTGACGAACTTACCTGCATGAGGGCATCCCAGCgtggcccagccctgccagccagAGGCGCTCCTCGGCCTGGAGGATAGAGGGCCCCCGCCTGCAGAAGGAGATGTGCCCTTGGCTGGGCAGAGGCGGTGGGAATTACCCGGAGCCGGGACAGCCTCAGAGCCCACTGACTGGAGCAGGGAAGGTGAGGCCTGGTGAGCAGAGGGGGCCACAGGCAGGCTGCCTGGTCTGCACACCCACTCTGGACCGCACCAGCCTCAGGGCCGTGGGCAGGAGGACCCCAAGTGAGGGCTGAGGAgtgggaggggccaggggagCACCTGCCCCTGTTGGCCCACTCTGCCTGCCCTGCTGCATCCCCTGAGGGCGGAGGGAGGTGGACCCGGGAGGGCCCACCGCTGAGGCTCCTCGAGGCAGCAGCAGACCTGGCCCCCTAGGAAAGAGGGGGTGTGAGGACCGGGCCTACCCAGACAGACCCAGCGCTTCCCAGGCTATGGGAGGGCGTGGGGCTCTCTACCTCTTCACACCTGGGGCCTGGGACTCCAACACTGCCCACCCACCGTGTGCTCTCTTCCCAAACTACCGCCCGGCAGGCGTGGGTCGCGCCCACCACGCCCCCACACTGAAACCTCCGGTCTCTCTGCCAGAAGCACCAGCAAGCCGTCTGGGCTCCCTgggagggcggggggaggagCGTGAGGGGGCGTGGCAGCGGGGGAGGAGCCCACCCTGAGAGCGAGGGGCTGGGCTGAAGGGGCGGCCGTGGCGCCTGCTCTGCGAGAGCGTCCCGAGGCCACGCGGGCTGGAGAGATGGGACAGGAGGACAGCGATGCCGCCACCAGGGATCAGCCTCACTTCTCATTCACGCCTCCCCAGCTCCGATATGTCTGAGGGAGGGGCGTGGACAGTGGTCTTCGGAGGCGCAGGGCCTCCCCTGGCCGTCGTCCCCGCTGTCGGTGGAGGTGGCCTAGACGAGTGGGGGCCGTGATGGCTAGAACCCGGCGGGTCTCAGGACTTAAGCAGCTGGACCCCCGGAACCAAGTGCCAGACGCAGGGCTGGGGCCGCCGGAAGAGCCCGTTCAGGAGGAGGGAGTTGGCTTCGGTCGCTTGTCGGGGCGGGGCTGCAGGGCCACCCAGTGCAGGCGGACCGGAGAGCGCGGGTCTCCCACTCCCGCTGGCCTCCACCCAGCCCGCTGCCCGCTGCAGGCGGGACGCGACTCTCCGGGCGCGCAGGTGCGGGTTCGGTGGGAAACCACGCCTGCGCCGAATCACCCGGAGTCCTAGGAAGGCAGCAGAAGGGCAGCAAACCTGGTGGCCGGTCCCTAGCAGCTCCGGAGGCTGCTCCGAAGCCAAGTGAGGAAGCTGATGCCAAACGTGGATTACACAGTTTTTACCCGGCCAGGTgtagagggagggaagggggaccCCAGTGGACACGAGCGAGCCTGAGCCCCTCGCAGCCTGGCGGAAATGACCGCTGGGAAGAGGGGCCAACCTAGGCAGCGCCTGCATCTGGAGGGGAGGGCTCAGAGGGTGGGGCCATCTGACCTGCTGAGGGGAGGTCACCTTAGGACCCTGGAGGGGGAGGTTCAGATAGGGGCTGGGGAAGTGGAGGTGGGAGGGCCATTAGAGGAGGGTCCCGGAATAGGGAGGGAGCCGCCCAGTAGAGCTGGGGGATGGCTGCCAAGGATGGTTCCTGTGTGGGGCCAAGAGGCCAAGGGACCGGCCCTGAAAGGTTAGAAAGGAGGAGACGCTAAAACTAGGTTTTGAAAGGCATGGTCCGTGTTAAAACCTGCCATTTCATAAATTAATGCTTTTAGCCGGgatggtacagctcagtggtagagatgcaccaggtcctgagttcaattcccagtacctccattaaaaaatataaataaaaacctaagtaccccccccaattttttttaacttgtaaatTAGTGCTTTTGAGCACATGATGAAGTAGTGTGCACCTTGAGCAGCCGTGGGGGGTATTTATCCCCTAGGCCTCCACTGGGGTCAGGGCCTCCGCACAGCACCCTCTCCCAGCTCAGCCGCTTTCGCCGGATACTGAAACGGACACTGTCGCTGCGGAGCTGGAAGCATGCGCGCGGGCGTCCCTGGAGCAGCCCTGGGGCCGTACGACTTCCAGGACACCCTGCAGCCTCCCAGTAGACACCCCAGCTACACACAAGTGATTTTAGTCCCCGGCCTCACCCCGCCGGGTCCGGTGACAGAACTGAGCCTGCCCAAGGGCCAGAGGAAGAGCTGCGGTCAGGGCCTGCCGGTTCCCTGCTGTGTCCGGCTCCCGCATCACCAGCCCCGCCGCCCTGCCCCTCAGGCTCGAAGGCAGCGTTGGGGTGATAATTCGGAGGCGAAGCCCGCGGGGCCTTTGATGTCCGcgcggcggggcgggcgcggAGGCGGCTTGGTGCTCCGCCTAGGCTGGCGCCGGCGCCCCCGGGAGTCGACGGTGCTGACTCCACCCGTCCCCTCGGAAGCCCTGCGGCGGGCTGGGGGCCGACTCCGGCCGCCGGGGGCTCAGCGCGGACCCAGAGCCCGCGCTCCGGGGGATGCGGCTTCTGCCGGTTGGGTCCTCGCGGACTGCCCTGCAGTCGCCTAGGACGCACCACGTGTCCGTCTGCCGGGTAGCACCGAGGAGACAGACGCGGTCCGGCCAAGGTCGAGGGAGAGGTCCTGCCCAGCCCTCCGCCTCCCCGCGGAGCACCGGCGTCCCAGGCCTAGTCGCGCCCTTCCCCGAGGCCAGTGGGGCGCCCGGGACGCAGACGCGGCCAAAGAGGAGTGAAGCGACCGCGGCGCCAAGGGCAGGGACCGGTGACCGTCCTCAGGACACCCCCTGCAGCTCCTGTGGCACCAGAGTGAAACCCAGCAGAGAGACTGGGGGCGGCGAGGGAGAAGGGCCCACGGAGCCGGAGGGACCCTCTCtgaccagcccctcccaccctgtcTGGCTTGTTGCCAGCCCTACATTCCTACGCAGCGGGGCCACCGGGTTGCAGCAGACAGGGCACTGGCCAAGTCCACGCTGTCCTGGGAGTGGCCATGGGGACCTCCAGCTCCCTCAGGTGTGCACATCCGTCACTGCAGACCCACGGGGACAAGGTGGCGAGCCAACCTGGAGAGAGGAGATAGCTCGGCACCCCACAGGACAAGCCCCCAGCTGGGGTGCTGGGTGGGAGGGGGCCATCCTAACCTTCCCACAGCGCAGGCcagcgggtgggggtgggggagatgaaGGGATGTAGCAAGTCGCGGGTTACCACCTCTCCCCCAACTGTGGACCACAGCCCCGCCCTTCCCTCAGACATCTTGGAGCCGGGGAGGTGTGAATGGCCTCCTTTGTGCTTCTGAATTGAAGGCAATTAGGTGCTACTTATCTAGTGGGGTAGAAATTTGGGCCATCTACGAAAACCcgcctccacccacccacctcctcctgaGCTTATAAgtgcagcccagccctgccaaACCTGAGGCAGACCCTATgctcagcctggccctgccccacctGACAGACTGCGGACCCTGTTCCCAGCCCCCATCATCTGTCTTGCAGAGGATTCCGGCCAGGCCCCCACCATCTGTCCAGAGGCACTACCCAGCCATGCCTCCCTCCTCCGCCCTACCTGGTGGCTGCAAGCGGACCTCCAGCTTTGGTTCAGTGGACTGGCTCTCCCAGAGCAGCCACACAGGGCTGGCGCACACCTCCAGGCCTGCCGAAGTCTCCTGGGGGAGCCTGTCTGCCTCAGCCCAGGTGTACTACAGGGGGGAGCCCCACCAGACTGTGGACATGGAGGAGGCGAAGCTCTCAGAAGTGTCTGCACCGGGGACGCCTGCAGCTGGTAGGTGTGGGGATGGGAGTCCGGGAGGGGGGTCAGGAAGAGGGTCACACCCCGGCCACATCCGTGTACCCTGGTCATCGGAGGGACATTCTTACCAAGGCTGAGGCTTAGGGTGGAGTCTGACACCTCCTGCAAGTGAACGCTTCCCCTGGGAAGCAAAGGCTACAACGGGGGCCTTCCTTGCTCAGCCCCCGGGCCTCCTGGGGCCGGCCCACCGGCGCAGTGAGCCACTGCGCCTACACTAGCACTTGGTGCCTGTGACTCAGGCTCTGAGATGAGTCCTTGGGGCGCACCTCTGCAAGAGGGCCGTGGGGAAGTGCGTCTCACCAGCTCATTCAGAGGGGTCTCTGGCCCCTCCTGCGAAGCTGGCGCCTTCCTTTGCCGTCTAGACTTCGGCCTGTTCACCAGCTGCTGGGAGGCCTGCAGGTTTGCTTAGGGGCAGCCACGACCCGGATGCCACTTGCTTTCCCGTGGTTTCCAAACTTGATGGAACCCTTTGTCGTTGGCTAAGACGTTCTTCGTCTGTCTTTTAGTCCTTGTGAGTTAATGGCTGTTTTTAGGTTTCAAGTGGCCAAAAGTGGGGTTGATATTGtctgtaagtttttattttaagaaaaagtttaaatgatGACCATGGGGACTTCGTCACCTCCTGGGGGGCGCTAGTGCTCCCCACATGTCCTGACAGCTATTAAGAGAACAGGCCTGCCTGAGACACACGGCTGGTGGTGACAGAGCCTGGGTCTCAGGGATGGGTACACCCGAGGCAGAGCTCGTGAGAAGGCTTTCCGAGGATTTCGGGCCTCTGCCTGGGGTGGGCTTCACCAGCCCCCATGGCCACCCATCCCACCCAGTGAGTGGAAGTTCCTTGTCTGCAGGCAAAACACACTGCTTTCTGGAAGGGACTGTGCACCCCAGGCAGAGGGTGAGGGGCCGGCGTCAGAATTGCTGTCCGCTCTGTTGTCTTCTTGCCAACGTCCACGTTTCTGGGCCTCATTCCACACTAGAGCTGGAGGGGGAGTGGCTCTCCTTGACCCAGCAGGACGGCAGAGCAGGATGGGCTGTTCTCCGGAgagaggcgggggcgggggggctgcTCTTCCCGAGGTACCAGCCACCATCCACAGGCACGAAGCCTATCCCCCCTTCTCCCACCGGGCAGCACTTCCAGCCAAATGGATTGGGTGCCCTTCCGTCCCCctcagggccgagcaaggaggcaGACGGCACGCGGGCTCCCCGCATGCGCACGGCCTTCACGGCGGAGCAGGTCAGCGCCCTGGAGAGCTCCTTCCAGCACCGCCGCTACCTGGGGCCCCTGGAGCGCCGGCGGCTGGCCCAGGAGATGCAGCTCTCCGAAGTGCAGGTGAGGTGGCCGGCAGGCAGGGTGGTGGCCTGTGGCCGCCCCCTCTCTGATCTCACTCTCCCCACAGGTAAAGACCTGGTTTCAGAACCGCCGAATGAAGCACAAGCGCCAGCTGCAGGACTCCCAGCTGAGTCCGCCCTTCTCCGCACCCCTCCACCCGCCCCCCGCCCTGCGCAGCCGCCTGCAGCTGCTTTGCCCTTGGGCCTCCCTGCCTGGGCCCCCAGCTCTGGTCCAGCCTCTGGGCTCTTTCTGGGGTCCCCTCGGAGTGAAACCAGCCTCCCTGGCTTCAGCGTGGGCCTCATGCAGCAGGCAGCCTCCGGTGTGCTGCCTCCGGTGTGCTGCCTCCCGGACACTGGGGGCTGGGTGCACACACTGAGCCCAGCTTTGTCCAGGGGAGCCTGGGGCCTGTGCGCCCCACCGGCGACTGGGGATGCCTTTTGAGGAAGGGAGGCAGCTGACGCCCAGGGCTGCGGTGTATCAGACGTGCTGGGTATGCGCAGCGGTACCTGGCATCTGCCTGGAGAGACAGCCCGGTCTGTATTTACACCACTGTGATGTCCTGGCGTGGGCCCCAGCGGTGGGGCCTGGAACTGGCCCCACCTAAGACTGGGGATTTATAGCTGAAGACATTTTGAAGCCTATTCCCCTCTGAAAAGTGCTGAAGGGTTGGCGTGGAAAGTGGTGGGTCAGCGAACAGTCGGAAGCCAAGCGCGCTGTGCTGCGTTGGGCTCCCACACAACAAAGGGTAACTTACTCAGCTTAAGGGGCTGGAAAACTGGCTTTCCAGTTGGAAAAAATAAAGGTGGAGTCTGTCTTACGCTATATGCTTATAGGCTTTGTGTATGAAAATGAAACCTGACAGGACTGGGGGGAGCAGTGAAGGCATTTGGGGTTTGAGTTCCGTGTTAACAATGACCTCAAAGCTAGAAACCAGAAAGGGACAGAGATGATCGGTTTGCCTCTGAGAAACTAGACCCCGGTGGTGACGGTCACCTCCCCGTGCCTCCGGAGCACATGCAAGCCAGGGACTGCATCCTGTCCATGCTGTCTTGCCCCCTCCcttggtgaagaaaggctctGGGAGCCGGGACCCCCCCTCACACCCTGAGCTGTCCTCACCTGCAGGGCAGAGCCTCTGTGCCTGCCTCGGTGCAGCAGTCCCAGCAGAGAGCAGGAGGCCTCCGGCATCAAGTCCACaaatgcccaggagcaggagagTGGACCCCTGAGGCTCCCCGAGGCAGTGCCGTCATCACCGGAAGGAGAAAGCCCACCAGCGCAAACCTGTTGGAGGGTTCTGATGGTGTGCACCGAGTTCAGATGCCCACCCTCGTCCACGGCATCCCAAGGGCGTCTGTGCCACGTGGGTGACTGGCAAgcagggtggggggtgctggAGGACCTGCCGCAAAAGGCCAGTTCAGAGAACCCAGGTGTGCAGATAGGAAGCACGCTTTGCAGGGAAGAGCAGGTGGGTTGAGGACGGAGGCAGGTGGTCGGGGAAGGGGCTGTGACAGGAAAACTTGGGGCACAGCTAGGGAGGGTGTGTGCCCTGAGGCCTGCCAGGAAGGAGGGGCACCCTGAAGGCTCCCTCCCGCCCACTGTGGAGGGAGGGTTCTAAGCAGAAATTCTCCATCCCAGGAGCAGAGTCTGGGTGTCTGAGAACAGAGCCAGAGGCAGGGCGGGGGCTGGTTTGAAGCTTttgaatttggggggaggggaggggaggggaaggaagtaACTAGatttactggttttttttttacttaacagaggtgctggggattgaacccatgaccttatgcatggtaagcatgcgccctaccactgagctataccctccccaccaccacctcaaAGCTTTTGAATTTTGGCCACGTTCCCAGCACGTCGTGTTGGGGTTGTTGACCTATCACTACTGTGGGTTATGTGAGAGAGATGGGGCTTCTACAGTCATGTTGAGCCATTTATTCAGGATTTCTTGTGAGCTCAGGATTTGCTTAAACACATACTGTTCAGGTTTGTGTGGCTTCATGTATTGTAACCTTAAAACAAAACTGGATTTTCTCTGCCCCTAAAAACTTAAGCAAATGTCTGATTGTCTTGTTACTTCCAAATTGCCCAGGGGTTCGGGGGATTCTCTGAGTGTGCGGTCACCCTCACTCCCGGGAACCAGCCCCCCAGGGACTTTGGGCATCCCTTGTCTGCAGCCTCTGCCCACTTCTGGGAAACTCAGCCCAGGgcatccttccttcctgctgcccaGACAGGCTCGGGGCATGGGGGTCCCCTGAGCCTGACTGTTGCGTTAGAGCCAGCTTCACCTCATAGCACGGCCAGGGCAGAACAGAATCACCTATGAAAATCTTGCCAAAAGCCTAAATCCCAGTTTACAGGAACTAGGCACTTAGCGTGGACGCCGGCTGGGGCCTGCCCTGGTGGACCTTGAAGAGGAACCTGATGGGAAAATAGCTGCGAAGCCTGGGGTGGGCAGGCTTGGAGGGGCAGTCAGGGGGGTGAGGTCCAAGGGTTCTGCCTGGTGCCACTGGGGTGCTCGCCTCCCTTTGTGTGGGAACAGGACCCACGGTCTGCTGGGCCTCGTGCCTGAAACATTCAGAAGGCCCAAGATCAGCACAGTGCAGCACGCGCCGCAGAATGCAGGCGGCTGAACCAGCCGGGGGCTTACGGGGTGCCTGCTGGACTTCCCACCTTTCTGTCTGAAATCATCAGACGAAGTGGCTGCATGGGACGGCTGGGAcgctggccccgcccctccccagggccaaGCATGTGAGCCACCCAGTCCTTGGCACCCTGGCTGTGAGCCCCAAGGTGTGGGTCAGGGACCCACCCTCTCAGCCAGGccgcccccaccagccccacaaGCAGAGTGGGAATTGTGGACTTGCTGAAGAGATGCAGCCCCCCCAAGCCTCTCTTAGGGGTGTGGGAAAGACCCAGCCCCACAACCCCAACCCAAGATGATAAAAATGTGACACTCTCCaccctcagcccagctcagcagcACCCGGTGGCAAAGGGCCTGCCGCCCCCAGGACCACAACCAGGAGCCAGGACTGGGAGGACGAGGGCACACGAGGCTGGGGCTGCACGCAGGTGCCCCGCCACCCAAGCCTCCGAAGCTGGAAGGCTGGGCCTCATCCGTCTCCCAGGCCATTAAGACCCCCACTCCCAGTCTGG contains these protein-coding regions:
- the VENTX gene encoding homeobox protein VENTX, with the protein product MRLLPVGSSRTALQSPRTHHVSVCRVAPRRQTRSGQGRGRGPAQPSASPRSTGVPGLVAPFPEASGAPGTQTRPKRSEATAAPRAGTGDRPQDTPCSSCGTRVKPSRETGGGEGEGPTEPEGPSLTSPSHPVWLVASPTFLRSGATGLQQTGHWPSPRCPGSGHGDLQLPQRIPARPPPSVQRHYPAMPPSSALPGGCKRTSSFGSVDWLSQSSHTGLAHTSRPAEVSWGSLSASAQVYYRGEPHQTVDMEEAKLSEVSAPGTPAAGPSKEADGTRAPRMRTAFTAEQVSALESSFQHRRYLGPLERRRLAQEMQLSEVQVKTWFQNRRMKHKRQLQDSQLSPPFSAPLHPPPALRSRLQLLCPWASLPGPPALVQPLGSFWGPLGVKPASLASAWASCSRQPPVCCLRCAASRTLGAGCTH